GAGCCGGGTGATCATGCTGACCACCTTCGACCTCGACCGCTACGTCTATGCCGCGTTGGCGGCCGGAGCCAGCGGTTTCCTGCTCAAGGACGTCACGCCGGAGCACCTCGCCGCCGCCGTGCGGCTGGTCAGCACCGGGGACGCCCTCCTGTCCCCCTCGATCACCCGACGACTCGTCGAACGCTTCGCCGCCAGCGACGCCAGATCCGGCGGCAACCGGGCGGGCGACGACAGGTCCGGTGGCGGCGGTGCGGTCGGGGCGGGGTACGCCGCCGGGACCCGCACCGCCGCACACCGGGACCTCGCCGCGTTGACGCCCCGGGAACTCGAGGTCCTGACCCTGCTCGGCCGGGGTCTGTCCAACACCGAGCTGGCGCACCGGCTGACGCTGAGCGAGGCGACCGTGAAGACCCACGTCGCCCGAATCTTCGCCAAGCTCACCCTCCGGGACCGGGCCCAGGCCGTCGTCCTCGCGTACGAGACCGGACTCGTGGCACCCGGCGACGCCGACCGCTAGGGCGTGTCTCGCGGATCTCGGTGGAGCGAGGCGGAGTCCAGGCGGCGATCCGGCAAGGCGGTACGGCACCGGGCCCCGGCCACCTCGTGAGTGGCCGGGGCCCGTCCGCTCCCCCCGCGGATATCCCGGTTAGCGAAGACCGTTCGAGATGGCGCTGATCAGCTCGCCGTTGCTGGTGTCACCGGAGAGCTCCCAGAAGAAGGCGCCGCCCAGCCCCTGACCCTTGGCGTACGACATCTTGCCGCCGATGGTCGCCGGGGTGTCGTAGCTCCACCAGTTGTTGCCGCACTTCGCGTACGCCGTGCCGGCGATGGTGCCGGTCGCCGGGCAGGTGTTCTTGAGGACCTTGTAGTCCTCGATGCCGGCCTCGTAGGTGCCCGGCGCCGCCCCGGTGGCCGTACCGCCCGGGGTGGCCTGGGTGACGCCGGTCCAGCCCCGACCGTAGAAGCCGATGCCGAGCAGCAGCTTGTTGGCCGGCACGCCCTTGCTCTTCAACTTCTGGATCGCCGCGTCGGACCAGAAGCCCTGCTGCGGAATCCCGTTGTACGAGGTGAGCGGCGAGTGCGGCGCCGTCGGGCCCTGCGCGGCGAAGGCGCCGAAGTAGTCGTACGTCATCGGCATCAACCAGTTGAGGTTGTTGATCGCCCCGGCGTAGTCGGCCGCGTCGATCTTGCCGCCGTTGCTGCCGTCCGCGGTGATCGCGGCGGTGACCAGTGCGGACGAGCCGAACCGGCTACGCAGCGCGGAGACCACGTTCTTGAACGCGTTCGGGCCGCTGGCGTCGCAGGTAAGTCCGCACGCGTTCGGGTACTCCCAGTCGACGTCGATGCCGTCGAAGACGTCCGCCCAGCGCGGATCCTCGACCAGCGCGTGGCAGGACTCGGCGAACGCGGCCGGGTTCTGCGCGGCCTGGGTGAAGCCGCCGGACCAGGTCCAGCCGCCGAACGACCAGATCACCTTGAGGTTCGGGTACATCCGCTTGAGCTTGCGGAGCTGGTTGAAGCTGCCCCGCAGCGCACCGGCGTCCCAGGTGTCGGCCACCCCGTCGACGCTCTCCGCCGCCGTGTACGCCCGGTCGTAGTCCGCGTAGCTGTCCCCGATCGTGCACCGGCCGCCGGTGGTGTTGCCGAAGGCGTACAGGATGTGGGTCATCTTCGCGGCCGAGCCGCTGGTGTGGATGTTCTTCGCGTGGTAGGCCCGCTGGTAGACGCCCCACTGGGTGAAGTAGCCGACCACCTTCTGCGCGCCCGGGTTGGTCGGCGGCGGGGTGGTCACCGGCGGCGTGGTCGGTGGCGGGGTCGTCGGCGGCGCCGTGGTGGGCCGGACGGTCGTCGGAGTGGCGGTCGGCGTGGTTCCGCCGCCGCAGGCGGTTCCGTTGACGGTGCAGTTCAGCGGCGCCCGGTAGCCACCTGAGCCGACGTAGCCCCAGGTTGCCGAGGCGCCCGGGGCGAGCGCACCGGCCCAGCTCTTCTTGACCGCCACGTACCGGTCGCCGCTACGGGTGACGTCGGCGTCCCAGGAGCTGCTGACGGTGGTGCCGGCGGGCAGGTCGAACTCGACCCGCCAGGTGCTCACCGACGCGTCGGTGCCGTTGGTGACGGTCACCTTGACCTCGTGGCCGGAGCCCCAGTCGGAGCTGACGGCGAAGCTGGTGGTGAGGCTGCCGGCACCGAGAGCCGCGGTGACGGGGACCGCGGCGACAACCACCGCGGCCGCGACGCCGGCCCAGAGCGCCCGGCGGATGGATCTCCTCATGGTGGCGTCTCCCTGTTTAATTAATAGGAAACTTTCCATTTAACTGAGGCGACGCTACTCAGCGGTACACCGCTTCGTCAAGATGTCGATGTTTCGATTTCCCGCCGGCCACGGCCCGGTGCGGTCGGCAGCGCCGTAACCGGTACCAGCGGGCCGCCCGACCGGTAACCTCGGCGCAGGGCCGAGTAGCCTCGGCGCGTGGCAGAGCGAAGCGAGGGCATCGACCGGCCCGGCCCAGTGGGTCACCCCGACGACGAGCGCAGCGAGGAGACGAGATGACCGTCTTCGACACCGAGATCGGAGCGCTGACCGGAGGCTTCACCGATCTCGGTCAGTTCCGCGGCAACGCGCTGCTCGTGGTCAACCTCGCCTCACGCTGCGGGCTGACCCCGCAGTACGTCGGCCTCCAGGCGCTGCACGAGGCCTACGGAGAGCGCGGTCTGACCGTGCTCGGTGTGCCCAGCAACCAGTTCGCCGACCAGGAACCCGGCACACCGGCCGAGATCGCCGAGTTCGCCCGGTCGAACTTCGGCGCGACCTTCCCGATGACCGAGAAGATCGACGTCAACGGTCCGGACCGGCACCCGCTCTACGCCGCACTGGTCGACGCCCCCGATGACGGCGGGCACTCCGGTGACATCCGGTGGAACTTCGAGAAGTTCCTGGTCGCGCCGGACGGCACCGTCGTCGCCCGGTTCGCGCCCCAGGTAGAGCCGGAGGCGCCGGAGGTCGCCGCCGCGATCGAGACGGTGCTGCCCCGGTAGTACCTGCCGGCTGCCCCGACGCCACAGCTCGTCCGCGCCTCGGCGGGGCGGCGGCGCGGCGGGTCAGAGCCAGCCGCGCCCGTGCGCCTGCCAGCCCAACTGAAGCCGGGATCGCGATCCGGTGCGCTCCATCAGGATCTGCACCCGGCGTACGACCGTACGGCGGCTGATCCCGAGCCGGGCGCCGACCGCCTCGTCGGTGAGGCCGGCGACCAGCAGCGAGAGCAGTTGCCGGTCCTCGGCGGAGATCTCGGCGGCCCCGGCCACCTCCGCCAGGCCGACCGATGACAGGGGCGTCGCCTGCGTCCACACCGTCTCGAAGAGCGCGATGAGGGCGTCCAACAGACCGCACGGGTGCACCAGCAGTGCCGCGTCGTGCGCCGACGCGCTCCAGGCCAGCGGCAACAACGCCAGTTTGCGGTCCGCGACCGCGAGCTTCGTGGGTAGCGCCACGGCGAGCCGGGCCCGTTCCCCGGAGCGGATGTGGGCGGCGACACTGGCCGTGAACTCGGCGTCCTCCAGCGCCGTGCTGTCGTACACCGCCCGATAGGACACCCCGGCGGCCTCCCGATCGAGCTGGGTGGGGTTGATCGACGTCGGGATCGCGTACGGCGGCGCGACCAGCACCCGCATCTCCCGGCGGGCGGTCCGTTGCACCTGCTCGAAGGCCCGACCGACGGCGGCCCGCCCCGAGACGATCTCGATCAGATCCTCGGTACGCCGGTTGGCGGCCCTGCCCCGGGCCTCGGCCGCGATCCGGTGTGCCGCCTCCCGGGCCAGCTCCAGCTCCGCGTACCGGCGTCGGATCAACTGTTCGACGGCGAGGTCCGGCGGCACCGGCACGACCCGTTCGCCGGGCGGCGGGGTGCGGTGTACGAAGCCCTCCCGTTCGAGGACGGCGACGACCCGCCGTACCCGGGCCTCCGTCAGCCCCATCCGGTCGGCGAGGTCCACCACCCGGGCGCCGCCGTGCCGGATCAGCGCGAGGTAGGTCGCCTCCTCCACCGCGCTCAGCCCGGCGGATCTCAGCACGGACGGAACCTCCTGGCTCATCTGCGTCATGGCGCAGCTGCGCTCACTCTAGATCTTTCCCCTCGCGGTGACGAAGTGTGACGCTGCCTGAGCATCCAGAGGCACGTCAAGGGAGACTACGTGGCCAAGCCACTACGGACGGTCGCCATATTTGTGGTCGCCGTCGCCATCCTGACAGCCGGCGCTCCGCCGGCCGCCGCCACACCGGACGGTGGCGCAGTCACGCCAGCGGCGCCGGGCGCACCGGTGGCGACCCACACCGTCACCCTGGTGACCGGCAACGTGGTCCGGCTCTCCACCTTTCCCGACGGCCGGCAGGTGGCCGAGGTGGACGATCGGGGTACGCCGAGGGGACTCGGTTTCCAGCTGTCCGAACGCGACGGTGACGTCCACGTCACGCCCTACGAGGCGCTGCCCCTGGTAGCCGCGGGGCGGCTCGACCCGGCCCTGTTCAACATCACCGATCTGGTCGCCGAGGGCTACCACGACGCGGCCCGCTCGACGCTGCCGCTGCTGCTCACCGGAGCGCCCACCGCACCGGGGCTGCGCGCCGTCGCGCCGGCCACCCCGACCGGGGCCACCCGGCAGCGCGAACTGTCCAGCATCGGCGCGGTCGCGGTCCGCGAGGAGAAGTCCCGGGCCCGCGACTTCTGGACCACCATCACCGGCGGTGCCACCACCGCCGGGAACCGGCCGAAGGCCGGCCCCTCGAGGTCCGTTCCGGCCGACCCGCCGACCCTCGCCACCGGGTTCGACAAGATCTGGCTGGACCGCCGGGTCCGGGCCGACCTGACCGAGAGCGTGCCGCAGATCGGCGCACCCGCCGCCTGGCGGTCCGGGTACGACGGCAAGGGTGTCAAGGTGGCCGTCCTGGACAGCGGCTACGACCCGACCCACCCCGACCTCGCCGGCCGGGTGAGCGGCGCGGCGAGCTTCACCGGTACGCCCGACACCACGGACCGGTTCGGCCACGGCACCCATGTCGCGGCCACCATCGCCGGCAGCGGCGCCGGCCGTCAGCCCAGCGGCAGCGCCGGTCAGCAGCAGGGCGGCAACGCCGGTCGTCAACCCAGCGGCGACGACCCCGGGTCGGGGCGGGACGGCAGGGGGCAGGACGGCAAGGATGTCGGTGGCAAGGGTGTCGCCCCCGGGGCGGAACTGCTGATCGGCAAGGTGCTCGACGACACCGGTTCGGCCGACCTCTCCTGGGTGATCGCCGGAATGGAGTGGGCGGTGCGGCAGGGGGCCAGGGTGGTCAACCTAAGCCTCGGCGGCCCGGCGGCCGAGGGCCCCGATCCGGTCACCGAGGCGCTCGACGCGTTGAGCGCCAGCTCCGGCACGCTCTTCGTGGTGAGCGCCGGCAACGCCGGCCCCGGCCGGCAGACCGTCGCCACCCCGGGTACGGCTGATCGGGCGCTGACCGTCGGCGCCGTCGACGGGCGCGACGGGATCGCCGACTTCTCCAGCCGGGGGCCACGGCTCGGGGACGGCGCCGTCAAGCCGGAACTGACCGCCCCCGGGGTCGGAATCGTCGCGGCCCGCGCCGCCGGCACCACCCTCGGCGAGGTCGTCGATGCCGACTACACCTCGATGTCGGGAACCTCGA
The nucleotide sequence above comes from Plantactinospora soyae. Encoded proteins:
- a CDS encoding response regulator; this translates as MILTARGLDVVGEAADGGAAVTAARELRPDVVLMDIRMPNMDGLQATRRILAETPESRVIMLTTFDLDRYVYAALAAGASGFLLKDVTPEHLAAAVRLVSTGDALLSPSITRRLVERFAASDARSGGNRAGDDRSGGGGAVGAGYAAGTRTAAHRDLAALTPRELEVLTLLGRGLSNTELAHRLTLSEATVKTHVARIFAKLTLRDRAQAVVLAYETGLVAPGDADR
- a CDS encoding glycosyl hydrolase family 18 protein yields the protein MRRSIRRALWAGVAAAVVVAAVPVTAALGAGSLTTSFAVSSDWGSGHEVKVTVTNGTDASVSTWRVEFDLPAGTTVSSSWDADVTRSGDRYVAVKKSWAGALAPGASATWGYVGSGGYRAPLNCTVNGTACGGGTTPTATPTTVRPTTAPPTTPPPTTPPVTTPPPTNPGAQKVVGYFTQWGVYQRAYHAKNIHTSGSAAKMTHILYAFGNTTGGRCTIGDSYADYDRAYTAAESVDGVADTWDAGALRGSFNQLRKLKRMYPNLKVIWSFGGWTWSGGFTQAAQNPAAFAESCHALVEDPRWADVFDGIDVDWEYPNACGLTCDASGPNAFKNVVSALRSRFGSSALVTAAITADGSNGGKIDAADYAGAINNLNWLMPMTYDYFGAFAAQGPTAPHSPLTSYNGIPQQGFWSDAAIQKLKSKGVPANKLLLGIGFYGRGWTGVTQATPGGTATGAAPGTYEAGIEDYKVLKNTCPATGTIAGTAYAKCGNNWWSYDTPATIGGKMSYAKGQGLGGAFFWELSGDTSNGELISAISNGLR
- a CDS encoding glutathione peroxidase; this translates as MTVFDTEIGALTGGFTDLGQFRGNALLVVNLASRCGLTPQYVGLQALHEAYGERGLTVLGVPSNQFADQEPGTPAEIAEFARSNFGATFPMTEKIDVNGPDRHPLYAALVDAPDDGGHSGDIRWNFEKFLVAPDGTVVARFAPQVEPEAPEVAAAIETVLPR
- a CDS encoding helix-turn-helix domain-containing protein; translated protein: MLRSAGLSAVEEATYLALIRHGGARVVDLADRMGLTEARVRRVVAVLEREGFVHRTPPPGERVVPVPPDLAVEQLIRRRYAELELAREAAHRIAAEARGRAANRRTEDLIEIVSGRAAVGRAFEQVQRTARREMRVLVAPPYAIPTSINPTQLDREAAGVSYRAVYDSTALEDAEFTASVAAHIRSGERARLAVALPTKLAVADRKLALLPLAWSASAHDAALLVHPCGLLDALIALFETVWTQATPLSSVGLAEVAGAAEISAEDRQLLSLLVAGLTDEAVGARLGISRRTVVRRVQILMERTGSRSRLQLGWQAHGRGWL